Genomic segment of Candidatus Rokuibacteriota bacterium:
GTCAGCGGTACTTCACCCAGACCCGCAGGAGCCGGCCCGAAGGCACCGAGCGGCCGCCCTCCTGGCGCGCTCGCTCATACTCGGCGGCATCGGGGCAGGACGCCAGGTCGCCCACCGCCAGGATCGTCGCCGTGGTGGGGTTCGCGAGGTTCAGCAGCTGAATGAGCACCGGGATGTCACCCAGCCCCCCCTGCTGCGGTCGCTCGATGTGGAACGCGTTCGCCACCATAGCCCGCGCCTGGCGGATATGGATCACGAACGCGAGGCTCTCATCCAGGTTGAGGCGCACCGCCTCCAGCTTCCCCTCCACGGCGCAGAGGGCCGAGGCGGGCCTCGGCGCCGCCACCGCGATCGCGACGAGAAGCAGGATCGCGCACAGATTCCGCTTCACGGCCATGAACCTCCTGTACCCTCGGAGGGGGGCTTCGCCCCCCTTTATTTCGGGGGGCCGAACCTCCCCCCAGGAAGGGGTTGCGCGGGCGAAGCCCGCGCTCGGAGCGCATCGGTCTGGAGCGCGTGGTAGCTCTGCCCGCGCAAGTTCTGGGGGAGGCCTCGGAGGGGGCCCGGGTACCCACGCCGAAGGCGTGGGTGTCCCCATCCGATGATCTAGCGTCGACACAAGGGGGAGCAATGCTCAAGCGCGCGGCGGTGGAGAGCGTGGCCGAAGGCTACCTGGAGCTCCTCGCGGCACGACGGGTCGAGTACTTCTTCGGCAACGCCGGGACCGACTTCGCCCCGATCGTGGAAGCCTTCGCCAAGCGCGAGGCGCAGGGGCAGGCGCTCCCCCGCCCGATCACGGTTCCCCACGAGATCACCGCGGTGGCGATGGCGCATGGCTACGCCATGGTCACGGGCCGCCCCCAGGTCGTGATGGTCCACGTCATCGTCGGGACGGCCAATGCCCTCTGCGGGATCATGAACGCGGCGCGGGCGCAGGTCCCGATCCTTTTCACGGCGGGAAGGACGCCGCTGACCGAGGGGAACCTTCCCGGCGCCCGCGACCGGCACATCCACTGGGCCCAGGAAGCCTTCGACCAGGGCGCGCTGGTGCGGGAGTTCGTCAAGTGGGACTACGAGCTCAGGCTGGGAGTCCAGCTGGAGACCGTCGTCGACCGCGCGCTCGCGATCGCGCAGAGCGAGCCCCAGGGGCCGGTGTACCTGACGCTGCCGCGCGAGGTGCTGGCTGAGCGGCTCGAGCAGCTCGAATACTCGGACCCGCCGCGCCTGTCTCCGAGCGGGGCCACGGCGCAAGCAAAGGCGGCCGTGGAAGAAGCCGCACGGATCCTGGCAGGCGCCCGCAACCCGATCGCCATCGTCAAGTCATCCGGCCGGGACCCGGGGGCCGTGCTGCCGCTCGTCGGGCTCGCCGAAGCCCTCGGCATGCCTGTCTTCGACCAGTGGCACACCCACGTGAACTTCCCGCAGGATCACCCGCTCCACGCCGGCTACGATCCCTCGCCTCACCTCGGAGACGCTGACGTTGTCCTGGTCGTCGAGTCCGACGCCCCCTGGTTTCCCAAGCTCAAGGCCCCGCGACCAGAGGCCACCGTGATCCAGGTGGCCCAGGAGCCCCTCTACCCGCGCTACCCGATCAGGGGTTTCCCGGTGGACGTGGCGCTGGCGGGGACGCCGAGGCTCACGCTCGGCGCCCTTGCCGACGCGGTCCGCACGGCCGGCGCGGATGCCCAGACCGTCAGCGCCCGCCGAAGCCGCTGGCAAGCCGAGCACCGCCGGCTCCGTGAGGCATGGCAGGCGCAGGCTCGGCGAGTCCAGTCGGATCGGCCAATCGACATGGCCTGGCTCTCGCGCTGCGTGGGCGACGTGCTGGAAGCCGACACGCTCGTCGTCAACGAGTACGACCTGGATCCCTCGCAGACCTGCTTCACGGTCCCCGGAACGTACTTCGCCGCGTCGCCCGCCGCAGGGCTGGGCTGGGGGCTCGGCGCCGCCCTCGGCGCCAAGCTCGCCGCGCCCGAGAAGACCGTCATCTGCTGCGTCGGCGACGGCTCGTACATCTTCGGCTCCCCGACCGCGGCCCACTTCGTCGCCCGCGCCTACGGGCTCCCGGTGCTCTTCGTGGTGTTCAACAACCGCTCCTGGAACGCGGTGAAGCGCGCCGTCCGCGCCTACGCCCCCGACGGCTGGGCCGTGCGGACGGGCTCCATGCCCATGAGCGATCTGGAGCCCGCGCCCGACTACGAGCTGGTCTGCCAGGCCGGAGGCGGATACGGGGAGCGGGTGGAGGATCCGGCGGCGTTGCCCGAGGCGCTCGCCCGAGCCCTGATGGTGGTGCGCGAGGAGAAGCGCCAGGCCCTCCTCAACGTGATCTGCAAGAAGCCATGAGAGTCTTCGTGGTGAACCGGGACGCGATTCCGCGCTGGAGGCGAGGCGAGTGAGCACGCCTTCCGTCCTCGTGGAGGCCCAGAGCCCCGGCGTCGAAGCCTCCTGGCTCGGGAGGTTTTACCGGCAGCACGAGCAGCTGCTCATCGGGGCCGCCGCGAGCCTGGCCTTCCTGCTGGCGTGGGAGAGCGCCGTCCGAAGCGGCCTCGTCAACCCCCTCTTCATCTCCGCGCCGACACGCATCGCCCGAGCCGCCTACCGGCTCGTCAGCGAGGGGGACCTCTGGCGCCACCTCCGCGTCAGCGCCACGGAGTTTCTCGCGGGCTACCTCATGGCCATCGGCCTGGCCATCCCCCTCGGCCTCGCCGTCGGCTGGTACCGGCGCCTCTATTTCTGCCTCGCTCCGTTCATCGACGCCCTGAACGCCGTCCCCCGCGTGGCGCTCCTGCCGCTCCTCGTGATCTGGTTCGGGATCGGGATCTGGTCGAAGATCGTCGTGGTGTTCCTGGGTGCCGTGATCCCGCTCCTGATCAACACCTTCTCCGGGGTGAAGATCACCGAGGCGCGCTTTCTCCGGGTGGCCAGGAGCTTCGGGGCCTCCGAGTTCAGGATCTTCCGGACTATCGTGCTCCCCGGCACGGTGCCGTTCGTCTTCACGGGGCTCAAGTATGCGGCCGGGCGGGCGCTGCTCGGCGTCGTGGTGGGGGAGCTCTACGCCGCCACCGCCGGGATCGGCTACCTCATCACCGTGGCGGGGAGCAGCTTCCAGACGGACACGGTCTTCGTCGGAATCCTGACCATCACCTGCGCCGGGGTTCTGACGGTGGAACTCCTGAACCGCCTCGAGCGCCGCTTCGACAGGTGGCGCCCCCCG
This window contains:
- a CDS encoding thiamine pyrophosphate-requiring protein, whose translation is MLKRAAVESVAEGYLELLAARRVEYFFGNAGTDFAPIVEAFAKREAQGQALPRPITVPHEITAVAMAHGYAMVTGRPQVVMVHVIVGTANALCGIMNAARAQVPILFTAGRTPLTEGNLPGARDRHIHWAQEAFDQGALVREFVKWDYELRLGVQLETVVDRALAIAQSEPQGPVYLTLPREVLAERLEQLEYSDPPRLSPSGATAQAKAAVEEAARILAGARNPIAIVKSSGRDPGAVLPLVGLAEALGMPVFDQWHTHVNFPQDHPLHAGYDPSPHLGDADVVLVVESDAPWFPKLKAPRPEATVIQVAQEPLYPRYPIRGFPVDVALAGTPRLTLGALADAVRTAGADAQTVSARRSRWQAEHRRLREAWQAQARRVQSDRPIDMAWLSRCVGDVLEADTLVVNEYDLDPSQTCFTVPGTYFAASPAAGLGWGLGAALGAKLAAPEKTVICCVGDGSYIFGSPTAAHFVARAYGLPVLFVVFNNRSWNAVKRAVRAYAPDGWAVRTGSMPMSDLEPAPDYELVCQAGGGYGERVEDPAALPEALARALMVVREEKRQALLNVICKKP
- a CDS encoding ABC transporter permease, whose product is MSTPSVLVEAQSPGVEASWLGRFYRQHEQLLIGAAASLAFLLAWESAVRSGLVNPLFISAPTRIARAAYRLVSEGDLWRHLRVSATEFLAGYLMAIGLAIPLGLAVGWYRRLYFCLAPFIDALNAVPRVALLPLLVIWFGIGIWSKIVVVFLGAVIPLLINTFSGVKITEARFLRVARSFGASEFRIFRTIVLPGTVPFVFTGLKYAAGRALLGVVVGELYAATAGIGYLITVAGSSFQTDTVFVGILTITCAGVLTVELLNRLERRFDRWRPPASSAP